One genomic region from Camelus bactrianus isolate YW-2024 breed Bactrian camel chromosome 3, ASM4877302v1, whole genome shotgun sequence encodes:
- the GARIN3 gene encoding Golgi-associated RAB2 interactor protein 3, translating into SPLSYPFLLPLAQTTELHGQRDQDGVGPHKLSDVSGDTSCAYIGGEGIHHTPQGSAAATKTTGIAAAGTTTGLAVAGTVTSPGGGVAVAGVGTGSSGGAVSLAATKSAGTGQASAALAGAMAKGPREGGSGKAIAGAASLSLEGTNVVLAGAASTSSTGPDTPDSSTSVVFAGTATTGTPAARRAEGLVTAPLVSTLQSEGYMCERDGSQKVSHVSADVRKEKKERREKKDRSSSRRSSHHRRAGESHHRKGGDKSIRKSSSHRSLSGRGDTRDDKKEKGHSSARGRGHGPHKSGSGSHSASAREGRAAPKLGKSRSATSSGTLSKKSSKISRFFRSFRVIPGSKTMVAAHDREVDIVAKTVEKRNIEAKVEKAPTGQDLGVRGTVTSETTETIIIEAKSA; encoded by the coding sequence TCACCACTATCTTACCCGTTTCTCCTCCCCTTGGCACAGACCACAGAGCTCCACGGACAGAGGGATCAGGATGGGGTTGGGCCTCACAAGCTTAGTGATGTCTCTGGAGACACTTCTTGTGCTTACATCGGGGGAGAGGGAATCCATCACACCCCCCAGGGCTCCGCTGCAGCCACGAAAACTACCGGAATTGCAGCAGCAGGGACAACGACAGGCCTGGCTGTGGCGGGGACAGTGACGAGCCCTGGGGGAGGAGTGGCAGTAGCAGGGGTAGGAACAGGCTCTTCAGGAGGCGCGGTGAGCTTGGCAGCAACCAAGAGTGCGGGCACCGGCCAGGCGAGCGCGGCCCTGGCAGGAGCCATGGCCAAAGGTCCAAGGGAAGGCGGATCGGGCAAGGCCATTGCAGGGGCGGCCAGCCTGTCCTTGGAGGGTACGAACGTGGTCTTGGCGGGAGCTGCCAGCACATCCTCCACGGGGCCGGACACTCCAGACAGCAGCACGAGCGTGGTGTTCGCCGGCACAGCGACGACCGGCACGCCCGCGGCACGAAGGGCCGAAGGCCTGGTCACGGCCCCCCTGGTCTCCACCTTGCAGAGCGAAGGCTACATGTGTGAACGGGATGGAAGCCAGAAGGTCTCTCACGTCAGTGCTGATGTccggaaggaaaaaaaggaaaggagggaaaagaaggaCAGGTCCTCGTCCAGGAGAAGCTCCCATCACCGCAGGGCAGGGGAAAGTCATCACCGGAAGGGAGGGGACAAGTCGATCCGGAAGTCATCCTCCCACCGGTCCTTATCCGGCCGTGGAGACACGAGAGAcgacaagaaagaaaaagggcaCAGCAGCGCCAGGGGCAGAGGACACGGCCCTCACAAGAGTGGGAGTGGCAGCCACAGCGCCTCCGCCAGGGAGGGCAGGGCGGCTCCCAAACTGGGGAAGAGCAGGTCCGCCACCAGCTCAGGCACTTTGAGCAAGAAATCCAGCAAGATCAGCCGTTTCTTCAGGAGCTTCAGGGTCATTCCTGGCTCAAAGACCATGGTCGCTGCCCACGACAGAGAGGTAGACATCGTGGCTAAGACGGTAGAAAAGCGCAACATAGAGGCCAAGGTGGAGAAGGCCCCTACCGGCCAGGATCTGGGGGTCCGGGGCACCGTGACATCTGAGACGACGGAGACCATCATCATTGAAGCCAAATCTGCTTAA